The following coding sequences lie in one Xanthomonas hyacinthi genomic window:
- a CDS encoding DUF4105 domain-containing protein codes for MPARGWPQWLLGTLLACCAALAFAQAGAADPAPPALAPASAAAPVAGRSSDDASAPAPRIGVATMQPGEVFFERFGHDAIVVVDPRSGQATSYNFGFFDPGEPDFVSRFAAGDMMYYLVALPLQDDLTQYRDAGRGVDIQWLDMQPAQARALQQALAWRARPENARYRYDYYTANCATMVRDALDRALDGALHAQLSGRSRGNTYRSESVRLASPAPWMWLGFDLGLGPFADKPLSRWEEAFVPMRLAESLGEVRNRAGRPLVQARQQLLPQRLAPEPSEQARHWWPWLLAGLLAAAGVLALARRPRWLAALALPFWLLCVLGGGVLLYLWGCSDHRAAWANRNLLLLDPLCLLLVGGAIAHLRGRPPGRWFGIALWLVVALAGAALLIHWLSMLQPQFNLQWIALLLPLHAALAWAFTRRRLQR; via the coding sequence ATGCCGGCACGCGGCTGGCCGCAGTGGCTGCTGGGCACGCTGCTGGCCTGCTGCGCGGCGCTGGCCTTCGCACAGGCCGGCGCCGCGGACCCGGCGCCGCCGGCGCTGGCGCCCGCCTCCGCCGCGGCGCCCGTTGCCGGCCGGTCAAGCGACGACGCGTCGGCACCGGCGCCGCGCATCGGCGTGGCCACGATGCAGCCGGGCGAGGTGTTCTTCGAACGCTTCGGCCACGATGCGATCGTGGTGGTGGATCCGCGCAGCGGCCAGGCCACGTCGTACAACTTCGGTTTCTTCGACCCCGGCGAACCGGACTTCGTCAGCCGCTTCGCCGCCGGCGACATGATGTATTACCTGGTCGCCCTGCCGCTGCAGGACGACTTGACGCAGTACCGCGACGCCGGCCGCGGCGTGGACATCCAGTGGCTGGACATGCAACCGGCGCAGGCGCGCGCGCTGCAGCAGGCGCTGGCCTGGCGCGCGCGCCCGGAAAACGCGCGCTACCGCTACGACTACTACACCGCCAACTGCGCCACGATGGTCCGCGACGCGCTGGACCGCGCGCTGGACGGCGCGCTGCACGCGCAGCTGTCCGGGCGTTCGCGCGGCAACACCTACCGCAGCGAATCGGTGCGCCTGGCCTCGCCGGCGCCGTGGATGTGGCTGGGCTTCGACCTGGGCCTGGGCCCGTTCGCCGACAAGCCGCTGTCGCGCTGGGAAGAGGCGTTCGTGCCGATGCGCCTGGCCGAGAGCCTGGGCGAGGTGCGCAACCGCGCCGGCCGGCCGCTGGTGCAGGCGCGTCAGCAGTTGCTGCCGCAGCGGCTGGCGCCGGAACCGAGCGAACAGGCGCGGCATTGGTGGCCGTGGCTGCTGGCCGGGCTGCTGGCCGCCGCCGGGGTGCTCGCCCTGGCCCGGCGGCCGCGCTGGCTGGCAGCGCTGGCGCTGCCGTTCTGGCTGCTGTGCGTGCTCGGCGGCGGCGTGCTGCTATACCTGTGGGGCTGCAGCGATCACCGTGCGGCCTGGGCCAATCGCAACCTGCTGCTGCTCGACCCGCTGTGCCTGCTGCTGGTCGGCGGGGCCATCGCGCACCTGCGCGGCCGCCCGCCCGGACGCTGGTTCGGCATCGCGCTGTGGCTGGTGGTCGCCCTGGCCGGCGCGGCGCTGCTGATCCATTGGCTGTCGATGCTGCAGCCGCAGTTCAACCTGCAGTGGATCGCCCTGCTGCTGCCGCTGCATGCGGCGCTGGCCTGGGCGTTCACACGGCGCCGCTTGCAGCGCTGA
- a CDS encoding magnesium and cobalt transport protein CorA, whose protein sequence is MASVPANPACVINCVHYDGHGRRHDIALEQISDVLAESDGFVWVGMYEPADHVLQQLQEEFQLHDLAIEDTRKAHQRPKVEAYGNSLFLAVHTAQVIDERIVYGETHAFLGVRFLLTVRHGASLPYAPVRARLEREVALMQLGPSYALYAVLDYIVDNYQPILDEFRQGLERLEKDIFAEAYRRDTAIRLYELKRELNQMRLGVAPLQDVLAHLKRNPGPLIPDEVRLYLRDVLDHAVRTNEAIDTLREMLGAALSVNLSLVTLAQGETVKRLGAWAALLAAPTLITSWYGMNFKQMPELEWPWAYPLMIGGVGAVCLGLYLGFKRARWL, encoded by the coding sequence ATGGCTTCCGTCCCCGCAAATCCCGCCTGTGTCATCAACTGCGTGCACTACGACGGCCACGGCCGCCGCCACGACATCGCCCTGGAGCAGATCAGCGACGTACTGGCCGAGTCCGACGGCTTCGTCTGGGTCGGCATGTACGAACCCGCCGACCATGTGCTGCAGCAGCTGCAGGAAGAATTCCAGCTGCACGACCTGGCGATCGAGGACACGCGCAAGGCGCACCAGCGGCCCAAGGTCGAGGCCTACGGCAATTCGCTGTTCCTGGCCGTGCACACCGCGCAGGTGATCGACGAGCGCATCGTCTACGGCGAGACCCACGCCTTCCTCGGCGTGCGCTTCCTGCTGACCGTGCGCCACGGCGCCTCGCTGCCGTATGCGCCGGTGCGCGCGCGGCTGGAGCGCGAGGTGGCGCTGATGCAGCTCGGCCCGTCCTACGCGCTGTACGCGGTGCTGGACTACATCGTCGACAACTACCAGCCGATCCTGGACGAGTTCCGGCAGGGCCTGGAACGCCTGGAGAAGGACATCTTCGCCGAAGCCTACCGGCGCGACACCGCGATCCGCCTGTACGAACTCAAGCGCGAACTCAACCAGATGCGCCTGGGCGTGGCGCCGCTGCAGGACGTGCTGGCCCACCTCAAGCGCAACCCCGGCCCGCTGATCCCCGACGAAGTGCGGCTGTACCTGCGCGACGTGCTCGACCACGCGGTGCGCACCAACGAGGCGATCGACACCTTGCGCGAGATGCTCGGCGCCGCGCTGAGCGTGAACCTGTCGCTGGTGACCCTGGCCCAGGGCGAAACGGTCAAGCGCCTCGGCGCCTGGGCCGCGCTACTCGCCGCCCCGACCCTGATCACCAGCTGGTACGGCATGAATTTCAAGCAGATGCCGGAACTGGAATGGCCCTGGGCCTACCCGCTGATGATCGGCGGCGTGGGTGCGGTGTGTTTGGGGCTGTATCTGGGGTTCAAGCGAGCGCGGTGGCTGTGA
- the ybeY gene encoding rRNA maturation RNase YbeY, whose product MTRGPVRLDVGVSYALPRAGLPAAASFRKWVAAALKGRIREADLAIRLVDAKEGCSLNHHYRGKDYATNVLSFPAELPEGLPKGIKLPLLGDLVICAPVVAREAAEQGKPLNAHYAHLTVHGVLHLLGWDHEDDKEAEAMEQLEREILADLGVGDPYAGER is encoded by the coding sequence ATGACCAGAGGTCCGGTCCGCCTCGATGTCGGCGTCAGCTACGCCCTGCCCCGTGCCGGGCTGCCGGCGGCGGCGAGCTTCCGCAAGTGGGTGGCGGCGGCGCTGAAGGGCCGCATCCGCGAAGCCGACCTGGCGATCCGCCTGGTCGATGCCAAGGAAGGCTGCTCGCTCAATCATCACTACCGCGGCAAGGACTACGCCACCAACGTGCTCAGTTTTCCCGCCGAGCTGCCCGAGGGCCTGCCCAAGGGGATCAAGCTGCCGCTGCTCGGCGACCTGGTGATCTGCGCGCCGGTGGTGGCGCGTGAGGCCGCCGAACAGGGCAAGCCGCTCAACGCCCACTACGCGCACCTGACCGTGCACGGCGTGCTGCACCTGCTCGGCTGGGACCACGAGGACGACAAGGAAGCCGAGGCGATGGAGCAGTTGGAACGCGAGATCCTGGCCGACCTGGGCGTGGGCGACCCCTACGCCGGGGAACGCTGA
- a CDS encoding ABC transporter permease subunit, whose translation MSAPAAASVPAAQPAPPRRTLLQRLRKRRLPGARWAVIAAPYLWLLLFFAIPFLIVLRISFAEQAISSPPYSSLLDYTDGVLTLKFTLQNYLALVRDNQYIEAYWGSIKIAGISTLLTLLIGYPMAYVIARLSPSARNIAMMLVVLPSWTSFLIRVYAWIGILDSNGVLNRALLALGLIEQPLRILYTPIAAYIGIVYCYLPFMVLPLYATLVKQDQRLLEAAYDLGARPWKAFATITLPMSRPGIVAGCMLVMIPAVGEFVIPEMLGGPDTLMIGRVLWGEFFNNRDWPAASAVAIAMLMLLMVPILIFNRYQQRQLAGGQA comes from the coding sequence ATGAGCGCGCCCGCCGCCGCCAGCGTGCCCGCCGCGCAACCCGCGCCGCCGCGGCGCACGCTGCTGCAGCGCTTGCGCAAGCGGCGCCTGCCCGGCGCGCGCTGGGCGGTGATCGCCGCGCCGTATCTGTGGCTGCTGCTGTTCTTCGCGATCCCGTTCCTGATCGTGCTGCGTATCTCCTTCGCCGAGCAGGCGATCAGCAGCCCGCCGTACAGTTCGCTGCTGGACTACACGGACGGCGTGCTGACGTTGAAGTTCACCCTGCAGAACTACCTGGCGCTGGTGCGCGACAACCAGTACATCGAAGCCTACTGGGGTTCGATCAAGATCGCCGGGATCTCGACCCTGCTGACCCTGCTGATCGGCTATCCGATGGCCTACGTGATCGCGCGGCTGTCGCCGTCGGCGCGCAACATCGCGATGATGCTGGTGGTGCTGCCGTCGTGGACCTCGTTCCTGATCCGCGTCTACGCCTGGATCGGCATCCTCGACAGCAACGGCGTGCTCAACCGCGCGCTGCTGGCGCTGGGGCTGATCGAGCAGCCGCTGCGCATCCTGTACACGCCGATCGCCGCCTACATCGGCATCGTCTACTGCTATCTGCCGTTCATGGTGCTGCCGCTGTACGCCACGCTGGTGAAACAGGACCAGCGCCTGCTGGAAGCCGCCTACGATCTCGGCGCGCGGCCGTGGAAGGCGTTTGCGACCATCACCCTGCCGATGTCGCGCCCGGGCATCGTCGCCGGCTGCATGCTGGTGATGATCCCGGCGGTGGGCGAGTTCGTGATCCCGGAAATGCTCGGCGGGCCGGACACGCTGATGATCGGCCGGGTGCTGTGGGGCGAGTTCTTCAACAACCGCGACTGGCCGGCGGCCTCGGCGGTGGCGATCGCGATGCTGATGCTGCTGATGGTGCCGATCCTGATCTTCAACCGCTACCAGCAACGCCAGCTCGCAGGCGGCCAGGCATGA
- a CDS encoding HlyC/CorC family transporter: MSEDDASSPLPETHEKRRGWLERLGAVFSGDPHTRDDLVEVLRDAQQHGLIAADTLRMMEGALSVSELTVGDVMISRSQMVSLSAESRFLDLMKQVVESGHSRFPVHGENKDDILGILLAKDLLRGVVADHGPGTVRELLRPAVLIPESKKLNVLLKEFRLSRNHMAIVVDEYGGVAGLVTIEDVLEQIVGEIDDEHDDAEDEASLIAAQADGQYVVDALTPIEDFNERFGADFSDDDYDTVGGLVTEAIGHLPETGEELTLGRFAFRVARADARRVQAFHVTILPPDPQEDA; this comes from the coding sequence ATGTCAGAAGACGACGCTAGCAGCCCCCTTCCGGAAACCCATGAAAAACGCCGCGGCTGGCTGGAACGCCTCGGCGCGGTCTTCTCCGGCGACCCGCACACCCGCGACGACCTGGTCGAGGTGCTGCGCGACGCCCAGCAGCACGGGCTGATCGCCGCCGACACCTTGCGCATGATGGAGGGCGCGCTGTCGGTGTCCGAACTCACCGTCGGCGATGTGATGATCTCGCGTTCGCAGATGGTGTCGCTGTCGGCGGAATCGCGCTTTCTCGACCTGATGAAGCAGGTGGTCGAATCCGGCCACTCGCGCTTCCCGGTGCATGGCGAGAACAAGGACGACATCCTCGGCATCCTGCTGGCCAAGGACCTGCTGCGCGGCGTGGTTGCCGACCACGGTCCGGGCACGGTGCGCGAGCTGCTGCGCCCGGCGGTGCTGATCCCCGAGTCGAAGAAGCTCAACGTGCTGCTCAAGGAGTTCCGGCTCTCGCGCAACCACATGGCGATCGTGGTCGACGAGTACGGCGGCGTCGCCGGCCTGGTCACCATCGAGGACGTGCTGGAGCAGATCGTCGGCGAGATCGACGACGAGCACGACGATGCCGAGGACGAAGCCTCGCTGATCGCCGCGCAGGCCGACGGCCAGTACGTGGTCGATGCGCTGACCCCGATCGAGGATTTCAACGAGCGGTTCGGTGCCGACTTCTCCGACGACGACTACGACACCGTCGGCGGTCTGGTCACCGAGGCCATCGGCCACCTGCCGGAAACCGGCGAGGAGCTGACCCTGGGCCGCTTCGCGTTCCGCGTGGCGCGCGCCGACGCGCGCCGGGTGCAGGCCTTCCACGTCACCATCCTGCCGCCCGACCCGCAGGAAGACGCTTGA
- a CDS encoding glutathione S-transferase family protein gives MPIADRHVTLYHNPKSRSKGVLILLEELGADYALERIDFDSGEQLAPEYLAINPMGKVPAIDHAGAVVTEQVAIYQYLADLYPEAGLAPAMGDPRRGPYLRWLAFYGSAFEPAIIDRALKREAPPRAMSPYADCDTVMGVVDDQLARGDYLLGDRCTAADVLWGSALGWMVGFGLMDPPAPTRAYVERMAARAAVQRAQAIDAAADAA, from the coding sequence ATGCCCATCGCCGACCGCCATGTGACCCTGTACCACAACCCCAAATCCCGCTCCAAGGGCGTGCTGATCCTGCTCGAGGAACTGGGCGCCGACTATGCGCTGGAACGCATCGACTTCGACAGCGGCGAACAGTTGGCGCCGGAGTACCTGGCGATCAACCCGATGGGCAAGGTGCCGGCGATCGACCACGCCGGCGCGGTGGTCACCGAACAGGTGGCGATCTACCAATACCTGGCCGATCTGTACCCGGAAGCCGGGCTGGCCCCGGCGATGGGCGATCCGCGCCGCGGCCCCTACCTGCGCTGGCTGGCGTTCTACGGTTCGGCGTTCGAGCCGGCCATCATCGACCGCGCGCTCAAGCGCGAGGCGCCGCCGCGGGCGATGTCGCCGTACGCCGACTGCGACACGGTGATGGGCGTGGTCGACGACCAGCTGGCGCGCGGCGACTACCTGCTCGGCGACCGCTGTACCGCGGCCGACGTGCTGTGGGGCAGCGCCCTGGGCTGGATGGTCGGCTTCGGCCTGATGGATCCGCCGGCACCGACCCGCGCCTACGTCGAACGCATGGCGGCGCGGGCGGCGGTGCAGCGCGCGCAGGCGATCGACGCGGCCGCCGACGCGGCCTGA
- a CDS encoding ABC transporter permease subunit, whose protein sequence is MSALRGGRVLRWTVLSGGFAFLYLPILLLMVYSFNASKLATVWAGFSTKWYGELLRDRQILQAAWISLKVAFWTATAAMVIGTLAAMVMTRFRRFPSKSLFGALVTAPLVMPEVIIGLSIMMMLVSMGGLIGIPPKGVTAIWAAHVTFTLSFVTVVVSSRLQELDRSLEEAAMDLGANRLKVFFLITLPIIAPALVSGWLLAFTLSLDDVVIANFVAGPNSTTLPMTVFSSVRMGLKPKINALATLMVLAVSIAACVGWWLMARSEKRRQRDIQLALQQGG, encoded by the coding sequence ATGAGCGCGCTGCGCGGCGGGCGGGTGCTGCGCTGGACGGTGCTGAGCGGCGGCTTCGCCTTCCTGTACCTGCCGATCCTGCTGCTGATGGTGTACTCGTTCAATGCCTCCAAGCTGGCCACGGTGTGGGCCGGGTTCTCCACCAAGTGGTATGGCGAGCTGCTGCGCGACCGGCAGATCCTGCAGGCGGCGTGGATCAGCCTGAAGGTGGCGTTCTGGACCGCGACCGCCGCGATGGTGATCGGCACGCTGGCGGCGATGGTGATGACCCGCTTCCGCCGTTTCCCCAGCAAGAGCCTGTTCGGCGCGCTGGTGACCGCGCCGCTGGTGATGCCGGAGGTGATCATCGGCCTGTCGATCATGATGATGCTGGTGTCGATGGGCGGGCTGATCGGCATCCCGCCCAAGGGCGTGACCGCGATCTGGGCCGCGCACGTCACCTTCACCCTGTCCTTCGTCACCGTGGTGGTGTCCTCGCGCCTGCAGGAACTGGACCGCTCGCTGGAAGAAGCGGCGATGGACCTGGGCGCGAACCGGCTCAAGGTGTTCTTCCTGATCACCTTGCCGATCATCGCCCCGGCGCTGGTGTCCGGCTGGCTGCTGGCCTTCACCCTGTCGCTGGACGACGTGGTGATCGCCAACTTCGTGGCCGGGCCCAACTCGACCACGCTGCCGATGACCGTGTTCTCCTCGGTGCGGATGGGGCTGAAGCCGAAGATCAACGCACTGGCTACGCTGATGGTGTTGGCGGTGTCGATCGCCGCCTGCGTCGGCTGGTGGCTGATGGCACGCAGCGAGAAGCGACGCCAGCGCGACATCCAGCTGGCGCTGCAGCAGGGCGGCTGA
- a CDS encoding PhoH family protein — translation MSLPAQRDFTLDPADSERLANLAGPFDAHLRQIELRLGVEISNRGNVFRATGPATAVAAAETVLQALYAEADSVVFDDQAIHLRLNQANVDLVAQRAYAPQEVAIKVKRGTVRGRGANQARYLHQIATHDINFGVGPAGTGKTFLAVASAVEALNESRVQRLILVRPAVEAGEKLGFLPGDLSQKVDPYLRPLYDALYEMLGVEKVVKLLEKNVIEIAPLAYMRGRTLNDAYVILDEAQNTTIEQMKMFLTRLGFGSTAVVTGDLTQIDLPKHVKSGLRDAIEVLHEVEGVSFTFFEARDVVRHPLVARIVTAYEKRDLTDKASGPAP, via the coding sequence ATGAGCCTACCCGCGCAACGCGATTTCACCCTGGACCCCGCCGACAGCGAACGCCTGGCCAACCTGGCCGGGCCGTTCGATGCGCATCTGCGCCAGATCGAGCTGCGCCTGGGCGTGGAGATCTCCAACCGCGGCAACGTGTTCCGGGCGACCGGCCCGGCCACCGCGGTCGCCGCCGCCGAAACCGTGCTGCAGGCCCTGTACGCCGAGGCCGACAGCGTCGTGTTCGACGACCAGGCCATCCATCTGCGCTTGAACCAGGCCAATGTGGACCTGGTCGCGCAGCGCGCCTACGCACCGCAGGAGGTGGCGATCAAGGTCAAGCGCGGCACCGTGCGCGGCCGCGGCGCCAACCAGGCCAGGTACCTGCACCAGATCGCCACTCACGACATCAACTTCGGCGTCGGCCCGGCCGGCACCGGCAAGACCTTCCTGGCGGTGGCCAGCGCAGTCGAGGCGCTGAACGAATCGCGCGTGCAGCGCTTGATCCTGGTGCGCCCGGCGGTGGAGGCCGGCGAGAAGCTGGGCTTCCTGCCCGGCGACCTGAGCCAGAAGGTCGATCCCTACCTGCGCCCGCTGTACGACGCGCTGTACGAGATGCTCGGCGTGGAAAAGGTGGTCAAGCTGCTGGAAAAGAACGTCATCGAGATCGCGCCGCTGGCCTACATGCGCGGGCGCACGCTCAACGACGCCTACGTGATCCTGGACGAGGCGCAGAACACCACCATCGAACAGATGAAGATGTTCCTGACCCGGCTCGGCTTCGGCTCCACCGCGGTGGTCACCGGCGACCTGACCCAGATCGACCTGCCCAAGCACGTCAAGTCCGGCCTGCGCGACGCGATCGAGGTGCTGCACGAGGTCGAGGGCGTCAGCTTCACCTTCTTCGAGGCGCGCGACGTGGTGCGGCACCCGCTGGTGGCGCGCATCGTCACCGCCTACGAAAAGCGCGACCTCACCGACAAGGCGAGCGGCCCGGCGCCATGA
- a CDS encoding NAD-dependent succinate-semialdehyde dehydrogenase: protein MAYDTVNPATGQVDYSLELMDAAAVEQRLAASAQAFPAWAETPLQQRGALLRQVGAQLRARREDLQRLMTAEMGKLRKEALAEIDKCADACDYYAEHAADYLRDVPVTTDAQRSYVRYEPLGCVLAVMPWNFPLWQVFRFLAPALMAGNVALLKHASNVPRCADAIHAVLAAAGVPAGVFDVLHIDNDQAAAVLRDARIAAVTLTGSERAGRSIAANAGDQLKKCVMELGGSDAFVVLDDADLELTVAAAVKSRFDNAGQTCIAAKRFVVVAAIADDFVRRFVAAASARRLGDPQDAATTLAPLARQDLRDELHRQVQASIAKGARPLLGAAPDSSTHAGYPASILDHVVPGMPAYDEELFGPVAAILRVADEAEAVRVANDTSFGLGGSVWSADRARGERVARQLQCGAAFVNAIVKSDVRLPFGGIKRSGFGRELAEHGIHEFMNIKSVYVG, encoded by the coding sequence ATGGCTTACGACACCGTCAATCCCGCCACCGGCCAGGTCGACTACAGCCTGGAGCTGATGGATGCCGCCGCCGTCGAGCAGCGCCTGGCCGCGTCCGCGCAGGCGTTTCCCGCATGGGCGGAAACGCCGCTGCAGCAGCGCGGCGCGCTGTTGCGGCAGGTCGGCGCGCAGTTGCGCGCGCGCCGCGAAGACCTCCAGCGGCTGATGACCGCGGAGATGGGCAAGCTGCGCAAGGAGGCGTTGGCCGAGATCGACAAGTGCGCCGATGCCTGCGACTACTATGCCGAACATGCCGCCGATTACCTGCGCGACGTGCCGGTGACGACCGATGCGCAGCGCAGCTACGTGCGCTACGAACCGCTGGGCTGCGTGCTGGCGGTGATGCCGTGGAACTTCCCGCTGTGGCAGGTGTTCCGGTTCCTGGCGCCGGCGCTGATGGCCGGCAACGTGGCCCTGCTCAAGCACGCCAGCAACGTGCCGCGCTGCGCCGACGCGATCCACGCGGTGCTCGCCGCCGCCGGCGTACCGGCCGGCGTGTTCGACGTGCTGCACATCGACAACGACCAGGCCGCCGCGGTGCTGCGCGATGCGCGCATCGCCGCGGTGACCCTGACCGGCAGCGAGCGCGCCGGCCGTTCCATCGCCGCCAACGCCGGCGATCAGCTGAAGAAGTGCGTGATGGAACTCGGCGGCAGCGATGCCTTCGTGGTGCTGGACGACGCCGACCTGGAGCTCACCGTGGCCGCGGCGGTGAAGTCGCGCTTCGACAATGCCGGGCAGACCTGCATCGCGGCCAAGCGTTTCGTGGTGGTCGCGGCGATCGCCGACGACTTCGTGCGCCGCTTCGTCGCCGCGGCCAGCGCGCGCCGGCTCGGCGACCCGCAGGACGCGGCGACCACGCTGGCGCCGCTGGCGCGGCAGGACCTGCGCGACGAACTGCACAGGCAGGTGCAGGCCAGCATCGCCAAAGGCGCCAGGCCGCTGCTCGGCGCCGCGCCCGACAGCTCCACCCACGCCGGCTATCCGGCCTCGATCCTAGACCACGTGGTGCCGGGCATGCCGGCCTACGACGAGGAACTGTTCGGCCCGGTCGCCGCGATCCTGCGCGTGGCCGACGAAGCAGAAGCGGTGCGGGTGGCCAACGACACCAGCTTCGGCCTGGGCGGCAGCGTGTGGAGCGCCGACCGCGCCCGCGGCGAGCGTGTCGCACGCCAGCTGCAATGCGGCGCGGCCTTCGTCAACGCCATCGTCAAGAGCGACGTGCGCCTGCCGTTCGGCGGCATCAAGCGCTCCGGCTTCGGTCGCGAACTGGCCGAGCATGGCATTCATGAGTTCATGAATATCAAGTCGGTGTATGTGGGGTGA
- the miaB gene encoding tRNA (N6-isopentenyl adenosine(37)-C2)-methylthiotransferase MiaB — protein MTGNALHPLPSAGTPAAAAPAVRGKLYIKTHGCQMNEYDSAKMADVLAAAEGLELTDNPEEADVVLVNTCSIREKAQEKVFSQLGRWRVLKESRLKAGGRPVIIGVGGCVASQEGEAIVKRAPYVDLVFGPQTLHRLPELIRARRASGKSQVDISFPEVEKFDRLPEPRADGPSAFVSIMEGCSKYCSFCVVPYTRGEEISRPFEDVLVEVAQLAAQGVREINLLGQNVNAYRGPYADAEAGEQPQYADLGLLIRSIAQIDGVGRIRFTTSHPLEFSDSLVDAYRDVPQLANYLHLPVQAGSDRILSAMKRGYTALEFKQKIRKLRAVRPDISISSDFIVGFPGETDADFDKTMKLIEDVGFDQSFSFIYSRRPGTPAADLEDETPDAVKHARLARLQAHINAHSLQISRDMVGSVQTVLVEGPSKKDPAELTGKTENMRSVNFPGHPRLVGQFVAVAITEALSNSLRGRVVADAA, from the coding sequence ATGACCGGGAACGCCCTGCATCCCCTGCCCTCCGCCGGCACCCCGGCCGCCGCCGCGCCCGCGGTGCGCGGCAAGCTGTACATCAAGACCCACGGTTGCCAGATGAACGAGTACGACTCGGCCAAGATGGCCGACGTGCTCGCCGCCGCCGAGGGCCTGGAACTGACCGACAACCCCGAAGAAGCCGACGTGGTGCTGGTCAACACCTGCTCGATCCGCGAGAAGGCGCAGGAGAAGGTGTTCAGCCAGCTCGGCCGCTGGCGCGTGCTCAAGGAGAGCAGGTTGAAGGCCGGCGGCAGGCCGGTGATCATCGGCGTCGGCGGCTGCGTGGCGTCGCAGGAGGGCGAGGCGATCGTCAAGCGTGCGCCCTACGTGGACCTGGTGTTCGGCCCGCAGACCCTGCACCGGCTGCCGGAGCTGATCCGCGCGCGGCGCGCATCGGGCAAGTCGCAGGTGGACATCAGCTTCCCCGAGGTGGAGAAGTTCGACCGCCTGCCGGAGCCGCGCGCCGACGGCCCGTCGGCGTTCGTGTCGATCATGGAGGGCTGCTCCAAGTACTGCTCGTTCTGCGTGGTGCCCTACACCCGGGGCGAGGAGATCAGCCGGCCGTTCGAGGACGTGCTGGTGGAAGTGGCGCAGCTGGCCGCGCAGGGCGTGCGCGAGATCAACCTGCTCGGCCAGAACGTCAACGCCTACCGCGGGCCGTACGCCGACGCCGAGGCCGGCGAGCAGCCGCAGTACGCCGATCTGGGCCTGCTGATCCGCAGCATCGCGCAGATCGACGGCGTCGGCCGCATCCGCTTCACCACCTCGCATCCGCTGGAGTTCAGCGATTCGCTGGTGGACGCCTATCGCGACGTGCCGCAGCTGGCGAACTACCTGCATTTGCCGGTGCAGGCCGGCAGCGACCGCATCCTCAGCGCGATGAAGCGCGGCTACACCGCGCTGGAATTCAAGCAGAAGATCCGCAAGCTGCGCGCGGTGCGCCCGGACATCTCGATCAGCTCGGACTTCATCGTCGGCTTCCCCGGCGAGACCGATGCCGACTTCGACAAGACCATGAAGCTGATCGAGGACGTGGGCTTCGACCAGAGCTTCTCCTTCATCTACTCGCGGCGCCCGGGCACGCCCGCCGCCGACCTGGAAGACGAGACCCCCGACGCGGTCAAGCACGCGCGGCTGGCGCGGCTGCAAGCGCACATCAACGCGCATTCGCTGCAGATCTCGCGCGACATGGTCGGCAGCGTGCAGACGGTGCTGGTCGAAGGCCCGTCGAAGAAGGACCCGGCCGAGCTGACCGGCAAGACCGAGAACATGCGCTCGGTGAATTTCCCCGGGCACCCGCGCCTGGTCGGCCAGTTCGTCGCGGTGGCGATCACCGAGGCGCTGAGCAATTCCTTGCGCGGGCGCGTGGTCGCCGACGCCGCTTGA